One Stigmatopora nigra isolate UIUO_SnigA chromosome 1, RoL_Snig_1.1, whole genome shotgun sequence DNA segment encodes these proteins:
- the necab3 gene encoding N-terminal EF-hand calcium-binding protein 1, with protein MCKAHLLFPSLPYQRTSIHSSSKDSATRHSIHPSIHSVKGALERASVRMLSCTEMITMCLQSAKQQHLSKQQQAECDHNHNRTASLFHDIFRRADKNDDGKLSIEEFQSYFSDGVLTDQEMQELYRSIDRQNAENMDIEKLSDYFSPHVGEYVNVLSALEKLNVAILKAMDKTKEDYQGSSVLGQFVTRFLLKETSSQLQSLQSSLDCAMEAVHDQGCAGRMSVRKPEDLPIQKVIKRPGRRIQKNMCLSPTDPYSGMLTTGVSVESDYHWGSQVDQLEQLIDKLDCESPHLEPLKEDTLAGTYKSNILLVQRQMSVKERDVDQFQNALKTYTEATIGQQSNLHISVQNLPDRSCFIMYEFWQDRLSWMSFLQSSISKTFQRGIIDSLEEQEIVSTMLLPASWWIMNNN; from the exons ATGTGCAAAGCGCATCTTCTCTTTCCATCTCTGCCTTACCAGCGGACCTCCATCCACTCATCATCCAAAGACTCAGCGACCCGTCATTCCATTCATCCTTCCATTCATAGCGTAAAAGGTGCACTTGAGCGGGCAAGCGTAAGGATGCTGTCGTGTACAGAAATGATCACGATGTGTTTGCAATCAGCCAAACAGCAACATCTCAGCAAACAGCAGCAGGCGGAGTGTGACCACAACCACAACCGGACTGCATCGCTTTTTCACGAT atatttcGCCGGGCGGACAAAAACG ATGATGGAAAGCTGTCCATTGAGGAATTCCAGTCATACTTCAGTGACGGGGTCCTTACAGACCAGGAAATGCAGGAGCTTTATCGCTCCATCGACAGACAAAATGCAGA GAATATGGACATTGAAAAACTCTCAG ATTACTTCAGTCCACATGTGGGGGAGTATGTCAACGTACTGTCTGCGCTTGAGAAGCTAAATGTGGCTATTTTAAAAGCAATGGATAAAACGAAAGAG GATTATCAGGGTTCATCTGTGCTGGGCCAGTTTGTAACTCGCTTCCTGCTTAAGGAGACTTCCAGCCAGCTGCAGTCCTTGCAGTCCTCACTAGACTGCGCTATGGAAGCTGTCCATGACCAAGGCTGTGCCGGGAGGATGTCAGTAAGAAAACCCGAGGACCTCCCTATCCAGAAGGTCATCAAACGGCCGGGTAGACGAATCCAGAAGAACATGTGTCTCTCACCAACAGACCCTTACTCTGGCATGCTGACCACAG GGGTCAGTGTGGAGTCTGATTACCACTGGGGCTCACAGGTTGATCAATTGGAACAGCTCATAGACAAGCTGGATTGTGAG AGTCCACATCTTGAACCTCTCAAAGAGGACACGCTGGCAGGGACGTACAAGTCG AACATATTGCTGGTTCAAAGACAAATGTCCGTGAAGGAGCGTGATGTGGATCAATTCCAGAATGCTCTTAAGACCTACACAGAAGCCACCATTGGACAGCAAAGCAACTTACA caTTTCTGTCCAAAACCTACCTGACAGATCGTGCTTCATCATGTATGAATTTTGGCAGGATCGTCTCTCTTGGATGAG CTTCTTGCAGTCATCCATCAGTAAGACTTTCCAGAGGGGCATTATTGACTCACTGGAGGAGCAAGAGATTGTCTCCACTATGCTTCTTCCAg CTTCCTGGTGGATTATGAACAACAACTGA
- the alas2 gene encoding 5-aminolevulinate synthase, erythroid-specific, mitochondrial, with amino-acid sequence MAAFLHHCPFFKSATKPALRRSGPLLSLANQCPIITRQLSIGGLLTKKDEMSFCPVSPDRRQLPTLEQRRMFAQTAPQVAELASSKACPFVTSRIGMVQACPEMQEDVREGNMISLLKDLKESIFPISPKENTITHLLRDNMVGPSYDYDYLFSEKIAEKKKDHTYRVFKTVNRSATSFPFAEDYTVSDREGSQVSVWCSNDYLGMSRHPQVLSAISDTLLRHGAGAGGTRNISGTSNFHASLERELAELHQKDAALVFSSCFVANDSTLFTLAKMLPGCEIYSDAGNHASMIQGIRNSGSKRFIFRHNDSQHLEELLQRSDPKTPKIVAFETVHSMDGGICPLEELCDVSHRYGALTFVDEVHAVGLYGTHGAGVGERDNVMHKIDIVSGTLGKAYGCVGGYIASSAALVDTVRSCAAGFIFTTALPPMVLAGALESVRVLKGPEGQSLRRAHQRNVKHMRQLLMDKGLPVVHCPSHIIPIQVGNAELNTKVCDTLLERHNIYVQAINYPTVPRGKELLRLAPSPHHQPDMIEYFVEKLFDVWNEVGLKIRDPAAASCTFCDRPLHFDLMSEWEKSYFGNMEPQYITVSA; translated from the exons ATGGCAGCCTTCCTTCACCACTGCCCCTTTTTCAAGTCGGCCACAAAGCCAGCTTTAAGGAGGTCTGGTCCATTGCTGTCTCTGGCCAATCAATGTCCCATCATTACACGTCAACTCAGCATTGGAGGGTTACTCACAAAGAAGGATGAAATGAGCTTCTGCCCTGTCAGTCCTGACCGTCGCCAACTTCCAACCTTGGAGCAAAGAAGGATGTTTGCGCAAACAGCTCCTCAAGTGGCGGAACTGGCATCATCCAAAGCTTGTCCTTTCGTCACTTCTCGCATTGGGATGGTTCAAGCATGCCCAGAAATGCAAGAAGATGTCCGAGAGG GTAATATGATTTCTCTGTTGAAGGATTTAAAGGAGTCAATTTTTCCCATATCCCCTAAAGAAAACACAATTACTCACCTCCTTAGAGACAACATGG TTGGACCCAGCTATGATTATGACTACTTATTCTCTGAGAAGATCGCAGAGAAGAAGAAGGACCATACTTACAGAGTCTTTAAGACAGTGAACAGGAGTGCCACATCATTTCCTTTCGCGGAAGATTACACTGTGTCCGACCGTGAAGGCTCCCAAGTGTCCGTGTGGTGCAGTAACGACTATCTTGGGATGAGCAGACACCCCCAGGTTCTAAGTGCCATCAG TGACaccttgttgagacatggtgCAGGAGCAGGAGGCACCAGGAACATTTCAGGCACCAGCAACTTCCATGCCTCTCTGGAGAGGGAGCTTGCTGAACTCCATCAGAAGGATGCGGCTCTAGTATTTTCATCTTGCTTTGTGGCAAATGACTCCACCCTCTTCACCTTGGCCAAAATGCTACCAG GTTGCGAAATCTATTCTGATGCCGGAAACCACGCCTCGATGATTCAGGGCATCAGGAACAGTGGATCCAAGCGCTTCATTTTCAGACATAATGATAGTCAACACCTGGAGGAGCTTCTTCAGCGCTCAGACCCAAAGACACCCAAGATAGTGGCATTTGAGACAGTACATTCAATGGATG GTGGCATATGTCCCTTAGAGGAGCTGTGTGATGTATCTCACCGTTACGGAGCTCTGACTTTTGTGGATGAAGTCCACGCTGTCGGCCTGTATGGAACGCATGGAGCTGGAGTGGGAGAGAGGGACAATGTAATGCACAAGATTGATATTGTTTCTGGGACATTAG GCAAAGCATACGGCTGCGTGGGAGGTTACATCGCCAGTAGTGCCGCCCTGGTGGACACAGTCCGTTCTTGTGCAGCTGGCTTCATTTTCACCACTGCCCTACCACCCATGGTCCTGGCTGGAGCGCTGGAGTCCGTGAGGGTCCTTAAGGGTCCCGAAGGACAGTCTCTGCGCAGAGCCCACCAGAGAAATGTCAAACACATGAGGCAGCTGCTCATGGACAAGGGCTTACCTGTTGTCCACTGTCCCAGCCACATTATCCCCATACAG GTGGGCAATGCAGAACTGAACACAAAGGTGTGTGACACTCTACTGGAAAGACACAACATCTATGTGCAGGCCATCAATTACCCTACAGTGCCCCGTGGAAAGGAATTACTGCGCTTGGCTCCATCTCCTCATCACCAACCTGACATGATTGAGTACTTTGTGG AGAAACTGTTTGACGTGTGGAATGAGGTGGGACTGAAGATAAGAGACCCTGCAGCTGCTTCTTGCACCTTCTGTGACCGCCCTCTGCACTTTGACCTGATGAGTGAATGGGAGAAGTCCTACTTTGGTAACATGGAGCCCCAGTATATTACTGTGTCTGCATAG
- the ttc34 gene encoding tetratricopeptide repeat protein 34 produces MDGEQLNSEASSLLLEFLLELSPDDQEVRELQAEYFFFTGRFCDSVDAYSAILHKAHHTSEKQAQILMSRAAAFYSAGGQVVEACLDLGKAFDVHPACARMYFQKFFADLGTGGAARDNLRQQAEKGLATFREVIQVRTDLRSKEGVELLDPVIAQLRTLCHLESNGGCRELRVRLAECLLLGGEHKEALSICSQLVAAKDQFSYQNTVQVLCGYARLLTDDHKRAREDFQAVIEHNAPHPASCVRALCGRGLLRMMGGFNYLTALDYVTASRLNSLETALTVRCLVPWNLRSLLMTVLLEQGRVMIEGAGGLHRASCFDSLLHAKSKPDERKAGSPAGVHSLAVLLIDLQPGADGPQILAADSLYQLGRVEEAYRLLLLSNEPNGPRAPVLARLALLQLHRGFLYDTNQLLKKLIHCGDTSCLRPLLAVAKPKDRAMLQARCHSAAKRILDNNTEESTIREAVAYFSIAIIIAGGEATDSLLERGRCYALLGQRKTAIFDFSAILKEHPKHVQALCGRGFTYLLLNQQKECTQDILAALQINTDEVTKNLLSLKDKARNLLCDWLHQFCRGSLSDVLIANAVPCHEDRLREASIICDAMLRNDSAGLRWHLLCVDILLAKGEVKTAAAHLCQVFGQEPRDAEAQARLGVVEAWQHSYRSAAGRLSELAEKQPSCFDLLLALIPLNRRKHLAKAAAEDASNMSTDGNWNRALPLLTVAVQATDQYNLQYLRQRAACLARLGLHERTIADLDRVIQKHDGSNTSCSDNSRVWAEELCTRGCSLVLCSREGPALEDYSRALQLHKERAIQCVDEGLGRLRMAECFLKGALQHYGEQKLSKAWEFIECGLVVDGNNADLRRLRAKVKREIASPCNVN; encoded by the exons ATGGATGGTGAACAGCTTAATAGTGAAGCTTCTTCTTTACTGTTAGAGTTCCTATTGGAGCTCTCACCAGATGATCAAGAAGTGCGTGAACTCCAGGcggaatatttcttttttacaggCCGATTCTGCGACAGCGTAGATGCGTATTCTGCTATTTTGCACAAAGCACACCACACATCTGAAAAGCAAGCACAGATCTTAATGAGTCGAGCTGCTGCCTTCTACTCAGCGGGTGGCCAGGTTGTGGAAGCCTGCTTAGATCTTGGCAAAGCCTTCGATGTACACCCAGCTTGCGCTCGAATGTATTTTCAAAAGTTCTTTGCTGATCTTGGTACAGGGGGCGCTGCTCGCGATAATCTTCGTCAACAGGCTGAAAAAGGTCTGGCCACTTTCCGGGAAGTGATCCAGGTCCGAACAGATCTAAGATCTAAAGAGGGAGTGGAACTTTTGGACCCTGTGATTGCTCAATTACGGACCCTTTGCCATTTGGAGTCTAACGGAGGATGCCGAGAACTACGGGTGCGACTTGCCGAATGCCTTCTTCTCGGGGGCGAACACAAGGAGGCGCTTTCAATCTGTAGCCAGCTGGTTGCTGCCAAGGATCAATTTAGCTATCAGAACACTGTGCAAGTTCTCTGTGGATATGCGCGACTTCTTACTGATGaccacaagagggcgcgagaggATTTCCAAGCTGTTATCGAACACAACGCCCCCCACCCAGCCAGCTGTGTGAGGGCTCTCTGTGGAAGAGGTCTTTTGCGTATGATGGGGGGTTTCAACTATCTCACAGCACTCGACTATGTGACAGCTAGCAGGTTGAACTCACTGGAGACGGCGTTGACAGTTCGCTGTTTGGTGCCGTGGAATCTCCGGAGTCTGCTCATGACTGTTCTACTGGAGCAGGGTCGGGTCATGATTGAAGGGGCCGGGGGCCTTCATCGGGCCTCATGTTTCGACTCCTTGCTGCATGCCAAATCAAAGCCGGATGAGCGCAAAGCAGG GTCTCCCGCTGGTGTTCACTCCCTTGCTGTACTGCTAATTGACCTTCAACCAGGTGCTGATGGGCCTCAAATCCTGGCAGCAGATTCCTTGTACCAGCTAGGACGAGTAGAAGAGGCCTATCGCTTGCTGCTGCTCTCCAACGAGCCAAACGGTCCTCGGGCACCTGTCCTTGCCCGACTTGCCCTTCTGCAGCTGCACAGGGGCTTTCTCTATGACACCAATCAG TTACTGAAAAAGCTCATTCATTGTGGTGACACCAGCTGCTTGCGACCATTGCTAGCGGTGGCAAAGCCGAAAGACCGAGCAATGCTACAGGCACGCTGTCACTCTGCTGCTAAACGCATCCTGGACAACAACACAGAGGAAAGTACAATCAGGGAAGCAGTGGCTTACTTCTCCATTGCCATTATCATCGCtg GTGGCGAGGCAACAGACTCTTTGTTGGAAAGAGGGAGGTGTTATGCTTTGCTGGGTCAAAGAAAGACGGCCATCTTTGATTTCAGTGCCATTCTTAAGGAGCACCCCAAACATGTACAAGCACTCTGTGGAAGAGGCTTCACTTACCTCTTGCTCAACCAGCAAAAG GAATGTACTCAGGACATCTTGGCAGCATTGCAGATAAACACTGATGAGGTCACCAAAAACCTCCTGTCACTCAAGGACAAGGCACGCAatctgctctgtgattggctgcatcAGTTCTGCAGGGGGAGCTTGTCAGATGTCCTCATTGCTAATGCTGTCCCATGCCACGAGGATCGGCTCAGGGAAGCTTCCATTATCTGTGACGCTATGCTAAGGAATGACAGCGCAGGCCTCAGATGGCATCTCCTCTGTGTTGATATACTTTTAGCCAAAG GTGAAGTGAAAACAGCAGCTGCCCACCTTTGCCAGGTGTTTGGCCAGGAGCCAAGAGACGCTGAGGCCCAGGCTAGGTTAGGAGTGGTAGAGGCTTGGCAGCATAGCTATCGCAGTGCAGCTGGCAGACTCAGTGAGCTCGCTGAGAAACAGCCGTCATGTTTCGACCTCCTGTTGGCTCTCATTCCTCTCAATCGAAGGAAACACTTAGCAAAG GCGGCAGCAGAGGATGCCAGCAACATGTCTACTGATGGAAACTGGAATCGGGCCCTCCCTCTCCTGACGGTGGCAGTTCAGGCCACAGACCAATACAATCTCCAATATCTTCGCCAGCGGGCTGCTTGCCTGGCGCGACTTGGCTTACACGAACGAACCATAGCCGATCTGGATCGAGTCATTCAGAAGCACGATGGATCGAACACCAGCTGTTCTGACAATTCCCGAGTATGGGCAGAAGAGCTTTGTACCCGCGGTTGCAGCCTTGTGCTGTGTTCAAGGGAAGGACCTGCTCTGGAGGACTACAGTAGGGCTCTTCAACTCCATAAAGAACGTGCAATTCAATGTGTGGATGAAGGTCTAGGGAGGCTTCGTATGGCTGAGTGCTTTTTGAAAGGAGCACTGCAACATTACGGTGAGCAGAAGCTCAGCAAAGCTTGGGAATTCATCGAGTGTGGCCTTGTTGTGGATGGGAACAATGCAGACCTTCGCCGACTGAGGGCAAAGGTCAAACGAGAAATAGCCAGCCCCTGTAATGTCAATTAA